In Oxalobacteraceae bacterium OTU3CINTB1, the sequence GTGTCGACGGTCGGCACGCCGGTGATGTCGATGATGGCGATGGCGGCGCCGGTCTCGACGATCTTCTCGAGCAGGCTCTCCATCACCACCTGGGTGCGGGCGCTGTCGAGGGTGCCGATCAGCGGCAGCGCCAGGATATCGGTCCACAGCTTGACGACCGGGGTCGACAACTCCAGCAGCTCCTGCTGCTGGCGCACGATGATCTGGTCGCGGCTCTTCTGGAACACCTCGATGGTGAACAGGCCCAGCTTGTCGAGCAGGGTGCTGACGTTCCACAGCGCCTCGGCCAGCAGTTCCGGCTCGGACGCCAGCGACTGGCGCAGGCTGCCGAACAGCGACTGCTTGAGCGAGAACACGAAGGTGGCCGTCTCGCTCGGCGTCGAACCCTGCTTGGCGCGCTGGCCGGAGATTTCGGTCAACTGGTCGCGCACCTCGTCCCAGGCGCGGCCTTCGATGCTGTCGAAGCCGCCGTTCAGGGTCGCTTCGGGCAGCAAGGTCAGCAACTGGCGGCAGTGGCGGCGCAGTTGTTCCTGCGAAGCACTGTCGCTGCGAAATGCCATGCTTTCCAGATTTGCGATCCAGTCGGCGCCGATCTCGGCCTGGTGCTGTTGAATCAGGGCGCTGATACGGCGCGCGTTGTCGTTGGTGGTCATCAAATCCCCGGAGGTTGTCGTGCAAATTAAATAATAGCAACTAATAGTACCAAAGCATTGCGGCTTTTCGATGTTCAATTGACCACGCGCGCGGCCGCTGCGCAGGCAGCATAACAGGCGGACGAGTAGTGCGGCGGGGAAACCGAAGGAATATTCGAATCTTCAGGTGGCGTCGTGAAAGATGACGCCCAAGGTATGGCGCACCGCGATGGTGCGCGCGCCTGCGCCGGCGCCGGCCTCGGTTGCTGCTACCGCGCGCACCCGGCTCACGCCGTGACGCATGGCCACCCGGTAAACGCCGCGCGTGCCTTGCACCGGACGGTGGTTGACCGGGAAAATCACCATGTCGCCGCGCCGCAGCGGCACCACCTCGACCCGCGACTGCATGCGCGGGCGCTGCTCGGTCAGCACGAACTCGCCGCCGTCGAAATCCTTGCCCGGTTCGCTGAGCAAAATCGCCACCTGCAGCGGGAACACGTGCTCGCCGTACAGGTCCTGGTGCAGGCAGTTGTAGTCCCCCGCCGCGTATTGCAGCAGCAGCGGCGTCGGACGGTTCTGGCCGGCGGCGTGGCAGCGCGCCAGGAAGTCGGCGTGGTCGGCCGGGAAGCGGGTGTCGATGTCCAGCGCCTCGTGCCAGCGGTTGGCGATGGCGGCCAGCGGCCCATACAGCGCCTGCCGCAGCGCCGAAATCATCGACGGCAGCGGGTAGCGGAAGTATTGATACTCGCCGCTGCCGAAGCCGTGCCGCGCCATCACCACGCGGCTGCGGAACAGCTGCGACTGCGCGTACTGCGCGGCCATGGCGACGCTTTCGTCGGCGGTCAGCATGCCGGGGACGATGGCGTAGCCATGCGCAGTGAGCTCGTCGGCGATGGCTTGCCAGTCCAGCCCCGCCACATGCACGGCGATGCCGGCGGCCGCGCCCACGGCGCGGCGCGCGTTGGCCAGCGCCAGCGCGCCGGGCGCCGGATCGGTGGCGGCCGCGGGGTCGCTGGCGATGGCCGCCGCTGGCGCGGCTTGGGAGGTTGCTGGACCGGCCGGCGCCACGCCGACCGGCGGCGCCTTGCGCGGCTGGCGTTCCGGCGCGCCGGCGCTGAAGTCGAATTCGCCGTTGTTACTACTCATTGCCCAGCCTTTCCCGGTCCAACAGCGCCGCCTTGCGGTCCACGCCCCAGCGGTAGCCGGAAATCGCGCCATCGTTGCGCACCACCCGGTGGCAGGGAATCGCCACCGCCAGCGCGTTGGCCGCGCAGGCGCCGGCCACTGCGCGCGCGCCCTTGGGCACGCCCACCAGCTCCGCCAGCTCGGCGTAGCTGACCGTGCGCCCGGCAGGTATTTCGCGCAACACCTGCCACACCCGCTGCTGGAACGCCGTCCCACGCACGTCGAGCGGCAGATCGAGGCCGATCCCGGGCCGTTCGACCATGCCCACCACGCGCGAGACCACCTGCTCGTACTCCGCCTCGGCGCCGATCAGCTCCGCCTTGGGAAAGCGGTCCTGCAGGTCGCGCACCAGGAAGTCGGGATCGTCGTCGATCAGGATCGCGCAGATGCCCTGCGCCGTGCTGGCCACCAGGATCGCGCCCAGAGAACAGGCGGCGATGGCGAAGCGGATCACCGTGCCGGCGCCGCCGGCGCGGAAGGCGGTCGGCGTCATGCCCAGCACCGCTGGCGAACTGGCGTAGAAACGGCCGCTGGAATTGAAGCCGGCATCGTAGATCGCCTCGGTGACCGTGGCCTGGCGCGTCAAGCCGTCCTGCACCCGCCGCGCGCGCCGCGCCTGGGCATAGGCTTTCGGGGTGATCCCGGTGACCGCCTTGAACAGCCGGTGGAAATGAAAGCGGCTGACGCCGACGGCGGCGGCCAGGCGGTCCAGGTCCGGCGCCTCGTCGGCGGCGTCGATCAGGCGGCAGGCCTCGGCCACCAGCGCGGCGCGGCGCTCGGCCAGCGGCGGCTCTTCGGGCTTGCAGCGCAGGCAGGGCCGGAAACCGGCTTGCAGCGCCGCCTCGCGGCTGTCGTGGAACGCCACGTTCTTGCGCAAGGCCGGCCGCGCCCCGCACGACGGCCGGCAGTACACCCCGGTGCTGCGCACCGAATACCAGAACACGCCGTCGGCGCCGGCGTCGCGCCGCTGCACGGCGGCCCAGCGCGACTGCTCGTCGGCGTAGCCCGTCTCGGTCGCCTTGTCTGTTAACTTGTCCATCGCGGACTCCATCGTTGAATTGGAATGGTGTCATCCTATCGGGGGACGGACGGGGACGCACTCCAGCTCTTGCTTTTGAATTGTACCCGTGCCGATGCTAAAATGCCCCGCTCCGCCGCCTGCGGAGGCGCGCCAGGAGAACCCGTTTGGACGATCAAAGCGATCAGCAACAACAAGAACATCCCTCGCCGGCCAGCCCGGACGGCACCCCTATCTTCCAGCGCATCAAAGACCATTTGCTGGCGCAGATCGCCGCCGGCGTCTGGAAGGAAGGCGACGTCATCCCGTCCGAACAGGCGCTGGTCAAACAATTCGGCGTCTCCCGCATGACCGTCAACCGCGCCGTGCGCGAACTGACGGCCGAACAGGTGCTCACGCGCCGCCAGGGCTCCGGCACCTACGTCGCCCAGCAAAAATACCAGGCCACGCTGGTGGAGATCAAATCGATCGCCGACGAGGTGCGCGCGCGCGGCCACGTCCACCGCAGCAGCCTGCAGCAGCTCGAGCGCGCCAAGGCCAGCGACCTGATGGCCAAGCAGTTCGACCTGCCGGCCGGCCACCCGCTGTTCCATTCGGTGATCATCCACTTCGAGAACGGCGTGCCGATCCAGGTCGAGGACCGCTGGGTCAACCCGCTGTGCGCGCCCGACTACATGGAGCAGGACTTCGCCAGCACCACCCCCAACGAATACCTGATGAAGGCGGCCCCGCTGCAGGGCGCCACCTACAGCATCGAGGCGCTGGCCACGCCGCGCGACATCGCCGACATGCTGGCCATCGACACCCGGCAAGCCTGCCTGGTGCTCAAGCGCCAGACCCTTTCGGGCGGGCGCATCGCCAGCATCGCCACCATGTGGCACCCCGGCCACCGCTACCAGTTCGCCGGCAGCTTCGCGCAATAGCCGAAGCGTGACTCCCAGTCGGCAAGTCGCGCCACGCGCCGCTTTCTCACCGAATGTCACACGCGCGGGCCGCAACAGGGCGTTTTCATGCCCAAAATGTGTCTTTTTCGGGGCGCGACGCCCCTCGCACGCAGCAATTCCCTTCTTTTCCTATCGATGCGATCACAGCGGTTAAAACTGCTATAGTTGGCTGCCTCCAGGCACCCACTGTCATCGGAAAGGGAAGCTCTTGTCGCACAGCCGTCCCCGCGTTTTCCCGAGTTCCTGGCGCCGTTTGCCGCGCCTGGCGGCGGCGCTCGTCCTGCTGCTTGCCAGCGCGGCGCCGGGCGCGCAGGCGGCCGAGAAAGTCACCATCCAGCTCAAATGGCGGCACCAGTTCCAGTTCGCCGGCTACTACGCCGCGCAGGACCAGGGCTACTACCGCGACGCCGGCCTCGATGTCACCCTGGCCGAGGCGGTGCCGGGCAGCGATCCGCTGCAAAACGTCGCCGGCGGCCGCGCCCAGTACGGCGTCGGCAACACCGGCTTGCTGCTGGCGCGCGGCGCCGGCCAGCCGGTGGTGGTGCTGGCCTCGATCTTCCAGCATTCCGGCGCGGCGCTGCTGGTGCGCCATGGCCCCGACGGCAAGCCGCGCCCCTGGGCCGGCAGCCGCATCATGCTGGCGCCGAACAACGAAGAGTTGACCGTCTACCTGAAAAAACTGGGGGTGCGCAGCGACAGCATGGTCCAGTTGACCCACACCCATGGCTACGACGAACTGCTGCAGGGCCGCGTCGACGCCATGTCGGCCTACACCACCGAGGCACCGTTCGTACTCGAACGCGCCAACGTCTCCTACGAGATCCAGTCGCCGCGCGCCATCGGCCTCGATTTCTACGGCGACGTGCTGTACACCACCGAGAGCGAATTGCGCGAACATCCGGCGCGCGCGCGGGCGCTGCGCGAGGCGACCCTGCGCGGCTGGCGCTACGCCATGGCCCACCAGGGCGAAATCGCCGACCTGATACGGGCCCGCTACCCGGAGCGCAACAGCCGCGAGCTGCTGATGTTCGAGGCGCGCCAGATCGCCGCGCTGCTGGAGCAGGACCTGGTCGAACCGGGCTACAGCAACCCGGAACGCTGGAGCGCCATCGCCCGCGCCTACGCCCAGCAAGGCATGCTGCCGGCCGACTTCAAGCTCGACGGCTTCCTGTACCAGCCGCAGGGGTCGAGCCGGATGCTGCGCTACGGCGGCTTCGCGCTCGGCGCGCTGCTGCTGCTGGTGACCGTGGGCGGCGCCTGGCGCCTGC encodes:
- a CDS encoding STAS domain-containing protein, whose translation is MTTNDNARRISALIQQHQAEIGADWIANLESMAFRSDSASQEQLRRHCRQLLTLLPEATLNGGFDSIEGRAWDEVRDQLTEISGQRAKQGSTPSETATFVFSLKQSLFGSLRQSLASEPELLAEALWNVSTLLDKLGLFTIEVFQKSRDQIIVRQQQELLELSTPVVKLWTDILALPLIGTLDSARTQVVMESLLEKIVETGAAIAIIDITGVPTVDTLVAQHLMKTIAAARLMGADCIISGIRPQIAQTIVHLGVNLDDVVTKATLADAFIVALARVGSTISRKV
- a CDS encoding 2OG-Fe(II) oxygenase yields the protein MALANARRAVGAAAGIAVHVAGLDWQAIADELTAHGYAIVPGMLTADESVAMAAQYAQSQLFRSRVVMARHGFGSGEYQYFRYPLPSMISALRQALYGPLAAIANRWHEALDIDTRFPADHADFLARCHAAGQNRPTPLLLQYAAGDYNCLHQDLYGEHVFPLQVAILLSEPGKDFDGGEFVLTEQRPRMQSRVEVVPLRRGDMVIFPVNHRPVQGTRGVYRVAMRHGVSRVRAVAATEAGAGAGARTIAVRHTLGVIFHDAT
- the ada gene encoding bifunctional DNA-binding transcriptional regulator/O6-methylguanine-DNA methyltransferase Ada, with protein sequence MDKLTDKATETGYADEQSRWAAVQRRDAGADGVFWYSVRSTGVYCRPSCGARPALRKNVAFHDSREAALQAGFRPCLRCKPEEPPLAERRAALVAEACRLIDAADEAPDLDRLAAAVGVSRFHFHRLFKAVTGITPKAYAQARRARRVQDGLTRQATVTEAIYDAGFNSSGRFYASSPAVLGMTPTAFRAGGAGTVIRFAIAACSLGAILVASTAQGICAILIDDDPDFLVRDLQDRFPKAELIGAEAEYEQVVSRVVGMVERPGIGLDLPLDVRGTAFQQRVWQVLREIPAGRTVSYAELAELVGVPKGARAVAGACAANALAVAIPCHRVVRNDGAISGYRWGVDRKAALLDRERLGNE
- the hutC gene encoding histidine utilization repressor; its protein translation is MFQRIKDHLLAQIAAGVWKEGDVIPSEQALVKQFGVSRMTVNRAVRELTAEQVLTRRQGSGTYVAQQKYQATLVEIKSIADEVRARGHVHRSSLQQLERAKASDLMAKQFDLPAGHPLFHSVIIHFENGVPIQVEDRWVNPLCAPDYMEQDFASTTPNEYLMKAAPLQGATYSIEALATPRDIADMLAIDTRQACLVLKRQTLSGGRIASIATMWHPGHRYQFAGSFAQ